A window from Bacteroidales bacterium encodes these proteins:
- a CDS encoding tetratricopeptide repeat protein, whose translation MKNILSAFFISIIISSAFISCSGGDKKTLSSDTLKISDTLSPEIAKVNKEIAADPNNPELYNKRAILLYDIAKLDEAFADIRTALNLDSSKADYFLTLSDIYFGKGKISNCKKSIEKAMQLDAKNANALLKYAELQLYFDEYKSTLEYITKALDIDKINAKAYYMRGMTYKLMGDTAKAVTNFQTTIDQDADYYHAYIQLGMLYAIKKSKLAEDYYNNAIKLNPKSIEAHFNIAVYYQDVEQFEEAVAEYDKVLQLNSKYKQAHYNLGYINLVYLLDYKQAIKHFTNAIACDAKYAEAYYNRGYAYELIKDYTSAKADYDKALDLKPNYEMPIKGLNRIDASVK comes from the coding sequence ATGAAAAATATTTTATCTGCATTTTTTATTTCTATAATTATTTCATCAGCTTTTATTTCATGCAGTGGCGGTGATAAAAAAACTTTATCAAGCGATACGTTGAAAATCTCCGATACACTATCACCTGAAATTGCCAAGGTTAATAAAGAAATAGCTGCCGACCCCAATAATCCGGAATTATATAATAAGCGTGCAATCCTTCTTTATGATATTGCAAAACTTGATGAAGCCTTCGCTGATATCCGCACTGCGCTAAACCTCGATTCATCAAAAGCCGATTATTTCCTTACACTTTCCGATATTTATTTTGGAAAAGGAAAAATAAGCAATTGCAAAAAGTCTATCGAAAAAGCAATGCAACTCGATGCAAAAAATGCTAATGCATTATTAAAATATGCCGAATTGCAGCTTTATTTTGACGAATACAAAAGCACACTGGAATACATAACCAAAGCGCTAGACATCGATAAGATAAATGCTAAAGCTTACTATATGCGGGGAATGACATATAAATTAATGGGCGATACTGCAAAGGCTGTTACAAATTTTCAAACCACCATTGACCAGGATGCAGATTATTATCATGCATACATACAGCTGGGAATGCTTTATGCAATAAAGAAAAGCAAACTTGCAGAAGATTATTATAACAATGCCATAAAACTAAATCCCAAAAGTATTGAAGCACATTTTAATATTGCTGTCTATTACCAGGATGTTGAACAATTTGAAGAAGCTGTTGCTGAATATGACAAAGTCCTTCAGCTCAATTCAAAATATAAACAGGCACATTATAACCTGGGATATATTAACCTCGTATATCTTTTGGATTACAAACAAGCTATCAAACATTTTACTAACGCTATCGCCTGTGATGCAAAATATGCTGAAGCGTATTACAATCGCGGTTATGCATATGAACTGATAAAAGATTATACCAGCGCAAAAGCTGATTATGACAAAGCTCTTGATTTAAAGCCCAATTACGAAATGCCTATTAAAGGGCTGAATCGTATTGATGCATCAGTTAAATAA
- the recA gene encoding recombinase RecA codes for MSKEKETNKETKETNEKMKALQLTLDKLEKTYGKGTIMKLGDNAIDDIEFISTGSISLDIALGIGGLPKGRVIEIYGPEASGKTTLAIHALAEVQKKGGIAAFIDAEHAFDRLYAQKLGVDITNLLISQPDNGEQALEITENLIRSGAIDIIVIDSVAALTPKSEIEGEMGDSKMGLQARLMSQALRKLTSTISKTGCCCIFINQLREKIGVMFGNPETTTGGNALKFYASVRLDIRRISQIKEGENVIGNRVKVKVVKNKVAPPFRVAEFDLIYGEGISKIGEIIDLGTEHNIIKKSGSWFSYGDSKLAQGREAVKQVLLDNPELCEEIEAKIREAIANNNN; via the coding sequence ATGAGCAAAGAAAAAGAAACCAACAAAGAAACGAAAGAAACGAACGAAAAGATGAAAGCTTTGCAGCTGACTCTGGATAAACTTGAAAAGACATACGGCAAAGGTACTATAATGAAATTAGGCGATAATGCTATTGATGATATTGAATTTATTTCAACCGGTTCTATTTCGCTTGATATAGCTTTAGGTATAGGCGGATTGCCCAAAGGAAGAGTTATCGAGATATACGGCCCTGAAGCTTCAGGAAAAACTACTCTTGCCATTCATGCCTTAGCAGAAGTTCAGAAAAAAGGTGGCATTGCTGCTTTCATTGATGCAGAGCACGCTTTCGACAGATTGTATGCGCAAAAACTCGGTGTTGACATTACCAACCTTCTTATTTCGCAACCCGATAACGGAGAACAAGCTCTTGAAATCACCGAAAACCTTATACGTTCAGGCGCCATTGATATTATCGTTATTGACTCTGTTGCCGCACTTACACCTAAAAGTGAAATTGAAGGCGAGATGGGCGATTCCAAAATGGGATTGCAGGCGCGCTTAATGTCGCAGGCATTACGTAAACTTACTTCCACAATTAGCAAAACAGGATGCTGCTGTATTTTCATCAACCAGTTACGCGAAAAAATTGGTGTGATGTTTGGCAACCCCGAAACTACAACAGGTGGAAATGCCCTAAAATTCTATGCTTCGGTAAGGCTTGACATTCGCCGTATCAGTCAAATTAAAGAAGGAGAAAACGTAATCGGCAACCGCGTAAAAGTTAAAGTTGTGAAAAATAAAGTCGCTCCCCCATTCCGCGTTGCTGAATTCGATTTGATATATGGTGAAGGAATTTCTAAAATAGGTGAGATCATTGACCTTGGAACCGAACATAACATTATTAAAAAAAGCGGTTCATGGTTCAGTTATGGCGATAGCAAGCTGGCACAGGGACGTGAAGCTGTTAAACAAGTTCTGCTCGACAACCCCGAATTATGCGAGGAAATTGAAGCCAAAATCCGTGAAGCAATAGCAAATAATAATAATTAA
- the bcp gene encoding thioredoxin-dependent thiol peroxidase, with translation MTNIKEGDTAPDFTGKDQNGNNISLKDFKGKKTVLYFYPKDSTPGCTQEACNLKDNYHSFLNKGYVVIGISADNEKSHQKFIEKYQLPFPLIADTEKKIIEAYGVWGKKKFMGREFMGILRTTFIIDEKGIVEKIITKVDTKNHTSQILE, from the coding sequence ATGACAAATATAAAAGAAGGTGATACTGCTCCTGATTTCACAGGAAAAGACCAAAATGGAAATAATATTTCTTTAAAAGATTTCAAAGGAAAAAAAACAGTTCTGTATTTTTACCCTAAAGACAGTACTCCCGGTTGTACCCAGGAAGCATGCAACCTGAAGGATAATTATCATAGTTTTCTTAATAAAGGATATGTTGTTATCGGCATCAGCGCTGACAATGAAAAATCGCACCAGAAATTCATTGAAAAATATCAACTCCCATTTCCATTAATTGCCGACACAGAAAAGAAAATCATAGAAGCATACGGAGTATGGGGGAAAAAGAAATTCATGGGGCGTGAATTCATGGGCATACTACGAACTACATTTATTATTGATGAAAAAGGCATTGTTGAAAAAATCATCACTAAAGTTGACACAAAAAATCACACATCACAAATACTGGAATAA
- the nth gene encoding endonuclease III, which produces MLKTERYKKFVEYFSENAPNADTELHYKNAFHLLIAVILSAQCTDKRVNMITPALFKKFPNPASLAKSNYTEVFEFIKTCSYPNNKARHLVEMAKALIENFNGEIPSDIDDLQKLPGVGRKTANVIASVVFKKPTMAVDTHVFRVSERIGLTTNSYTPLETEKQLVKNLPKDKISTAHHWLILHGRYVCIARKPKCSECGITNICRYFNKEKNHDKYKRR; this is translated from the coding sequence ATGCTAAAAACTGAACGATATAAAAAATTTGTTGAGTACTTCAGCGAAAATGCACCAAATGCAGATACCGAATTGCACTATAAAAATGCTTTTCATCTCTTGATCGCTGTAATTTTATCAGCCCAGTGTACCGACAAGCGTGTGAATATGATAACACCTGCTTTGTTCAAAAAATTTCCGAATCCAGCTTCACTGGCAAAAAGTAATTATACAGAAGTGTTTGAATTTATTAAAACGTGCTCCTATCCTAATAATAAAGCACGTCATCTTGTTGAAATGGCAAAAGCATTAATTGAAAATTTTAATGGTGAAATACCTTCTGATATTGATGATTTACAAAAGCTTCCCGGTGTAGGGCGAAAAACAGCTAATGTGATCGCATCAGTAGTTTTCAAAAAGCCTACCATGGCAGTAGACACACATGTATTCAGGGTTTCGGAAAGAATTGGGCTTACAACAAATTCGTATACACCGCTTGAAACTGAAAAACAACTGGTAAAAAATTTACCAAAAGATAAAATATCCACTGCACATCATTGGCTTATTCTTCACGGACGATATGTTTGCATAGCAAGAAAACCTAAATGCAGTGAATGCGGAATAACAAATATTTGCAGGTACTTTAATAAAGAAAAAAATCATGACAAATATAAAAGAAGGTGA